One region of Candidatus Epulonipiscium sp. genomic DNA includes:
- a CDS encoding glycosyltransferase family 4 protein: MKKVLMIASVDFHFTAFHIPYIEYMKNRGIKVHIAAKSGERTRDLEALGVVFHNIDFVRSPYSPKLITAYFQLKDLMSKESYDLVHVHTPVAAFLGRLAAKKTGTRPVIYTAHGFHFYKGASLFNWLIYYPMEKIAARWTDGLILINGEDYNRAKDFPLRDKEGCFYVNGVGVPVDKYGPPKDLDKSHHKEKLGFRKEDKLLLCIGEFTKNKNQKQIIDAMARVEDKNIHLLFVGDGELMAELKSYVLNLNLSDNIHFLGYRRDIPEILHISDAFILTSRREGLPRAMMEAMVGGLPIITTDIRGNRDLVQGGTNGLLIHIDDIEETTKAIKRLMEDEKLRMDMGNKSQIIIRDFSVDAIIGKMKEIYERYI, encoded by the coding sequence ATGAAGAAAGTTCTTATGATTGCCAGTGTTGATTTCCATTTTACAGCCTTTCATATACCTTATATAGAGTATATGAAAAACCGTGGTATTAAGGTGCATATAGCTGCAAAGTCCGGGGAAAGAACTCGGGATTTGGAAGCCTTGGGGGTTGTTTTTCATAATATTGATTTTGTTAGAAGTCCCTATTCACCTAAGTTGATTACTGCCTATTTTCAGTTAAAGGATTTAATGTCTAAGGAATCCTATGATTTGGTCCATGTGCATACTCCGGTGGCTGCTTTTTTAGGCAGACTTGCCGCCAAAAAGACTGGTACAAGACCTGTTATTTATACTGCCCACGGGTTTCATTTTTATAAAGGGGCATCCCTATTTAATTGGCTTATATATTATCCTATGGAAAAAATAGCCGCTAGATGGACGGATGGCCTTATTCTTATCAATGGGGAGGATTATAATAGGGCAAAGGATTTCCCCCTTAGGGATAAAGAAGGTTGCTTTTATGTTAATGGAGTGGGGGTTCCTGTAGATAAGTATGGTCCCCCTAAGGATTTAGACAAATCCCATCATAAAGAAAAATTAGGCTTTAGAAAGGAAGATAAATTACTTCTTTGTATAGGGGAGTTTACAAAAAATAAAAACCAGAAACAGATTATAGATGCCATGGCAAGGGTAGAAGACAAAAACATTCATCTACTTTTTGTAGGGGATGGGGAGTTGATGGCGGAGCTTAAGAGTTATGTCTTAAATCTTAACCTGTCAGATAATATTCATTTCCTAGGATATAGGAGGGATATCCCTGAGATTTTGCATATAAGTGATGCTTTTATCCTGACCTCTAGAAGAGAGGGCCTACCTAGAGCTATGATGGAAGCCATGGTGGGGGGGCTTCCAATTATAACAACGGATATTAGGGGAAATAGGGATTTGGTACAAGGTGGAACTAATGGATTACTTATTCATATAGATGATATTGAGGAAACGACCAAGGCCATAAAAAGACTAATGGAAGATGAGAAGTTAAGGATGGATATGGGAAATAAGTCACAGATTATTATTAGGGACTTTTCCGTAGATGCCATTATTGGGAAAATGAAGGAGATTTATGAAAGGTATATTTAG
- a CDS encoding polysaccharide biosynthesis protein has protein sequence MKQRYRAWVLLLIDIVLINLSIIFAYLLRFDGQLHPNYFPIYRNMALIFTAIKIGVFYYFGLYKSLWKYASINELVSVVIATAIGNVSVIAYGYFMQPAFIQQVLLPVPRSIYVITWLLDVLFIGGTRFAYRVLKHWNVKEIWRSSHKKRALIIGAGDAGAMVIKEMNNHEELGMIPIGVIDDDETKYGKKINGVPILGTRYRVEEVVIQKSIDIIIIAAPSMPKKERRDIIEICDRTGAEIKILPGVYELIEGKIGISQLRPVQIEDLLGRDTIQLNIEEISGYINNKTVLVTGGGGSIGSELCRQIVTFSPIRLLILDIYENNAYDIQNELKRKYPQLNLETIIASIRDKNRINDIFDKYKPEVVFHAAAHKHVPLMEDSPMEAIKNNVFGTLNLVQAANYYGVKRFVQISTDKAVNPTNVMGASKRLCEMIIQTYNKHSKTEFVAVRFGNVLGSNGSVIPLFKKQIKEGGPVTVTHPDIIRYFMTIPEAVQLVIEAGGMAKGGEIFVLDMGEPVKIDKLARDLIRLSGFEPDEDIKIKYTGLRPGEKLFEELLMAEEGLSDTRHEKIHIAKPIDIDMDLLEDKLDRLKQAVEGSNTDVFKAIKETVPTYHPREI, from the coding sequence ATGAAACAAAGATATAGAGCATGGGTATTGCTTTTGATAGATATAGTATTGATTAATTTATCCATTATTTTTGCATATTTACTTAGATTTGACGGACAGCTCCATCCGAATTATTTTCCGATATACAGGAATATGGCCTTGATATTTACCGCTATTAAGATTGGGGTATTTTATTATTTTGGGCTTTATAAGAGCCTTTGGAAGTATGCCAGTATTAATGAGTTGGTATCTGTAGTCATAGCCACAGCCATAGGGAATGTTTCCGTTATAGCCTATGGGTATTTTATGCAGCCGGCTTTTATTCAGCAGGTCCTACTTCCTGTTCCAAGAAGTATTTATGTGATTACCTGGCTCTTAGATGTGCTTTTTATAGGGGGGACACGGTTTGCATATAGGGTACTTAAGCACTGGAATGTGAAGGAAATATGGAGGTCTTCCCATAAAAAAAGAGCGCTTATCATAGGAGCCGGGGATGCCGGAGCCATGGTTATTAAGGAAATGAATAACCACGAAGAATTGGGAATGATACCCATAGGGGTTATTGATGATGATGAAACAAAATACGGCAAAAAGATAAATGGAGTTCCTATATTAGGGACAAGGTATCGGGTAGAAGAGGTAGTAATCCAAAAAAGCATTGATATTATTATTATTGCGGCTCCTTCCATGCCCAAAAAAGAAAGAAGAGATATTATTGAAATATGTGATAGGACAGGGGCGGAAATAAAAATTCTGCCGGGAGTATATGAATTAATAGAAGGGAAAATAGGTATTAGTCAGCTTCGTCCCGTTCAAATAGAAGACCTTTTAGGTAGGGATACAATACAATTAAACATAGAAGAAATCAGCGGATATATTAATAATAAGACAGTGCTAGTAACTGGAGGAGGGGGCTCTATTGGTTCTGAGCTTTGCCGACAGATAGTGACCTTTTCACCCATTCGATTATTGATTTTGGATATATACGAAAACAATGCCTATGACATTCAAAATGAATTAAAAAGAAAGTATCCTCAGCTTAATCTAGAGACCATCATTGCCTCCATAAGGGATAAAAACAGGATTAATGATATTTTCGATAAATATAAACCGGAAGTGGTTTTTCATGCTGCTGCCCATAAGCATGTGCCTTTGATGGAGGATAGCCCTATGGAAGCCATAAAAAACAACGTATTTGGAACTCTTAACTTGGTGCAAGCTGCTAATTATTATGGAGTCAAAAGATTTGTTCAGATTTCCACAGATAAGGCGGTAAACCCCACCAATGTTATGGGAGCCTCAAAAAGATTATGTGAAATGATTATCCAAACCTACAATAAACATTCCAAAACAGAATTTGTTGCTGTTAGATTTGGTAATGTATTGGGAAGCAACGGCAGTGTTATCCCTTTGTTTAAAAAGCAGATTAAGGAAGGGGGGCCTGTAACAGTGACCCATCCCGATATCATTAGATATTTTATGACTATTCCCGAGGCGGTACAGCTCGTTATAGAAGCGGGAGGTATGGCAAAAGGGGGAGAAATATTTGTATTAGACATGGGAGAACCAGTTAAAATAGATAAACTTGCTAGGGATTTGATTCGTTTATCGGGATTTGAACCAGATGAGGATATAAAGATAAAATATACAGGGCTTCGTCCCGGGGAAAAATTATTCGAAGAACTCCTTATGGCAGAAGAGGGACTATCGGATACAAGACATGAAAAGATTCATATAGCAAAACCCATAGACATAGATATGGATCTTCTAGAAGATAAACTAGACCGCCTAAAACAAGCAGTAGAAGGTAGTAATACGGATGTATTTAAGGCAATAAAAGAAACTGTTCCGACATATCATCCTCGGGAGATATAG
- the galE gene encoding UDP-glucose 4-epimerase GalE, translated as MDILVSGGAGYIGSHTCVALLEAGHRVVVADNLHNSKEETISKIKQITGKDVLFYKIDVTEEKAVEDLFSSHNFDGVIHFAGFKAVGESVSLPLMYYHNNLLSTIVLSEACIRYKVNKFIFSSSATVYGNNKVPFVETMDLMETINPYGETKAMSERILMDTSKANPGFSVSLLRYFNPVGAHESGLIGESPNGIPNNLMPYVTQVARGKLDKLRIFGDDYPTLDGTGVRDYIHVVDLAEGHVAALEKLTQGTHIYNLGTGHGTSVLQLVEAFKEVNHIDIPYEIVERRPGDIASCYADTSKAKKELEWSAKRGIKEMVRDAWNFEKALSK; from the coding sequence ATGGATATATTAGTTAGTGGCGGTGCCGGATATATAGGTTCTCATACCTGCGTTGCTTTACTTGAGGCAGGTCATAGGGTTGTAGTTGCAGATAATCTACATAATAGTAAGGAGGAAACCATAAGTAAAATAAAACAAATCACAGGGAAAGATGTTTTATTTTATAAGATAGATGTAACTGAGGAAAAAGCAGTAGAGGATTTGTTTTCAAGTCATAATTTTGATGGGGTAATTCATTTTGCAGGATTTAAAGCCGTGGGGGAATCGGTATCCTTACCCCTTATGTATTACCATAACAATCTTCTTAGTACCATAGTATTAAGTGAGGCTTGCATAAGATATAAGGTAAATAAATTCATATTTAGTTCCTCAGCTACGGTATATGGCAACAATAAAGTCCCTTTTGTAGAGACCATGGATTTGATGGAAACGATCAATCCTTACGGGGAAACTAAGGCTATGAGTGAGAGGATTTTGATGGATACCTCTAAGGCAAATCCTGGCTTTTCAGTTTCTCTGCTTAGGTATTTTAACCCTGTAGGAGCCCATGAAAGTGGGTTAATAGGCGAATCTCCCAATGGCATCCCCAACAATCTAATGCCCTATGTGACCCAGGTAGCCAGGGGTAAGCTAGACAAACTACGGATTTTTGGTGATGACTACCCCACCTTAGACGGTACGGGGGTTAGAGATTATATCCATGTGGTCGATTTGGCTGAAGGCCATGTGGCAGCCCTAGAAAAATTAACCCAGGGAACACATATCTATAATCTAGGTACAGGCCATGGAACTTCAGTATTGCAGTTGGTTGAAGCCTTTAAGGAGGTAAATCATATTGATATACCCTATGAGATAGTTGAAAGAAGGCCCGGTGATATCGCTTCTTGTTATGCCGATACAAGCAAAGCTAAAAAAGAATTAGAGTGGAGTGCCAAACGGGGCATAAAGGAAATGGTTCGTGATGCGTGGAATTTCGAAAAAGCCCTCAGTAAATAG